The Flammeovirga pectinis genomic interval TAGGAGTATTTTTTTCTTTTTTAAAATCAAGAAGTTTTTTTCGGCTTAATGCTAAACCTTTTATTATATCTTGTCTTTTTTTATCTAAATGATTCATTACTATATATCGTTTTTATTTTTAGAAATAGTTCAGAATTATGATATTCTATAGGTTGTCCTTTTTTACATTGTGCAATTAATTCATGTTTTCCTTCTGAATTATTGAAAAACATCCAATCATCTACTTGTTCAACAAAGATACGGAAGAAATTTGTTAAGCCATTTTTATATCTTCTTTCTTCTTGAGCTTTATGGTGTATACTCTATCGCAAGTGTTAAGCCGTCAGGCGTCACTTGTGATTCATCATTGAAGAAGTCTCCAGACTTCAAACGATATATTTCCATTATCATCAGCCCAGGACTTAAGTCCTGGGCTGATGATAATGTTATTAATATTGTTATCTATTCATACTGATTCAAAATATCATGCCCTCCATCACGTAAATACTTCTCCTTTTTAAATAACTTTACATCCGATGTCATCATATCTTTAACAAGTGCAGGAAGGTCGTATTCTAATTCCCAACCTAATTGTTTTTTTGCTTTAGTAGGGTCTCCAATAAGTAAATCTACTTCTGTAGGACGGAAGTACTGAGGGTCTACTTTTAAAACTACTGTCCCTTCTTTTACTTGAAATCCAGGGTTAGTACATTTTTTGACGGTAGCAATTTCATCAACACCCTCTCCAGAGAATGTTAATTCAATACCTACTTCAGCAAAGGCCATTTTTACAAAGTCTCTGATTGAAGTAGTAATTCCTGTGGCAATACAAAAATCTTCTGCCTTTTCTTGTTGCAAGATTAACCACATGGCTTTTACATAATCTTTGGCATGTCCCCAATCTCTTTTTGAGTTAAGGTTTCCTAGAAAAAGACAATCTTGTAAGCCTAGAGCAATCTTTGCCACAGCACGTGTAATTTTTCGCGTAACAAAAGTTTCTCCACGTATAGGAGATTCATGATTAAAAAGAATACCATTACAAGCGTACATGTTGTAAGCTTCACGATAATTGACTGTAATCCAATAACCATAGAGTTTTGCTACTGCATAAGGAGAACGAGGGTAGAAGGGAGTGGTTTCTTTTTGAGGTACTTCTTGTACTAAACCATACAATTCTGAAGTAGACGCTTGGTAGATACGTGTTTTCTCTGTTAAGCCTAATAGACGTACAGCTTCTAATATTCTTAATGTACCCAAGCCATCAACATTACCCACATATTCTGGTGTATCGAAACTTACGCGTACATGCGACATCGCTCCTAAATTATAGATCTCATCTGGCTGTACTTCTTGAATAATTTTTGTGAGATTCATAGAATCTGTAAGATCTCCATAATGTAATTTTAATTTTACATCTTCCTCATGTGGATCTTGATATAAATGATCTATTCTATCTGTATTTAATAATGATGAACGACGTTTAATACCGTGTACTTCATATCCTTTTTCTAATAATAATTCTGTGAGGTAAGCGCCATCCTGACCTGTGATACCTGTTATGAGTGCTTTTTTCATTTAAGATGTATAATCAATCGTATTTTGAATTTCTTTATAATCAAAAATAGTTTATTTAATTAGTATTGAAAAACAATTATCAAAACTGTGTTTTAAAGAAGTAGTAATGTATTGATTTTTCAAAATAAATATGATTAACAACCTTCTGCAGTATTTAAATAGAGATGGACGTTTTTTAGTAAAACGTCCCTACAGGCATTTAAACAAAAGTAGTTTTTTTTGTAGGGAAGTAGCACTGCTACGTCCTAGTCCACATTGTATTTTTCCCGATTTGAAACGGTTAGCTTACGATATACATTTAATCTCAATATAATTAATTACCCTTTATAGTGTTTCAATTGAGCCGGACGTTTTTTAGTAAAACGTCCCTACAGGCATTTAAATAAAAGTAGTTTTTTTGTAGGGAAGTAGCATTGCTACGTCCTAAACCATATTGTATTTTACCTCTGGACTGAACCGATTAGTTTACGATATACATTTAAATTTACTCTAAATATGATTAACTACCTTCAACAGTACTTCAATTGAGATGGACGTTTTTTGGTAAAACGTCCCTACAAGGATTTAAAATTAGGTAGTTTTTTTGTAGGGAAGTAGCATTGCTACGTCATAAACCACATTGTATTTTACCCCCAATTTTAAATAATTGGCTGACGGTATATAATTTAATTTCACTATAAATAAATGAATTACTTTCTACAGTAGTTAAATTGAGCCGGACGTTTTTTAGTAAAATGACCCAACAGGCAACATCGATTTTTAATACGAATTGGGACATCGACTAAATAAAAAACTACGTACCCAAAGTTAACGATTAACTACTTTCAATGACCTAATCCTAATTTATTTCATAACTTTATAGTATGAGAAAGTTTCCAATTGGCCTATCAGATTTTAAAGAAGTAATACAAGGAGATTATTACTATGTTGATAAATCTTTATTTATTGAAGAAATTATTGATAGTAGTAGCAAATCAATGCTTATTCCAAGACCTAGACGTTTTGGGAAAACGATCAATATGTCAATGTTGAAGGCTTTTTTTGATAGTAACGAAACTAATGAGGAACTTTTTGAAGGACTAAAAATCAAGAAATCAGAAACTTGGCAACATCAAGGGAGGTGTCCTGTAATTTTTCTTACTTTTAAGGATATAAAAGAGGATTCTTTTCTAGAAGCAATAAAGAAAATAGCAGATTTAATTAAAGAGTATATTAAGACTTGTGATCTTACTTATATTAAATCTAGGATTGATGTGGACGACCAAAATTATATTGATCAGTTTTTTACTGGGGAAATCTCGAAAGGGGAAATTTCATTTTTCTTGAAGCATTTTTCTACAATTTTAGAGAAAGTATACAACCAAAAAGTGGTTATCCTTATTGATGAATACGACTCTTGTATAATTAAAGCATGGACAGAAGGATACCATAAAGAAATGGTTGATTTTATGCGTAATTTCCTTTCTGGTGGCTATAAAGACAATACTTCTTTGTATAAAGGAATTATTACAGGAATTCTAAGAGTAGCGAAAGAAAGTATTTTTTCTGGGTTAAATAATCTTGATATTTTTACGGTATTAGAATTTAGTGTAGCCGATAAGTTTGGTCTTACGGAAAGTGAGGTGCAACAGTTGTTAGAAGATGCCAATATTCAAACATCATTTGCTGATGTAAAAAAGTGGTACAATGGGTATACCATCGGTTTACAAACAGGTATGTATAATCCATGGTCAATTTTAAATTTTGCAGATAAACCTGCCCAGGGTTTAAAACCGTATTGGGTGAATACATCCGCTAATGAATTGATAGAAGAACTACTCACTAACGCTAGTGCTGATCTTGAAAAGAAACTTACCAGGTTTATTGATGGACAAGTGATGACTTGTGAGATTGAGGAGACGACTATCTTTAAAGATTTGGATGTCGGACATGAAAAAACGGTATTGGGCTTATTACTTTTTAATGGTTATTTAACTGCAGTCTCAAGAAACCAACAAGATAACGGCTTTTTTGAATATGGTTTAAAAATACCTAACAAGGAGGTGAACATGGTTTATAAGCAGATGTTGGAACGCCTTCTTAATAAAGCAAACAACGTAAATAGCAGTGAGATTTTATCTTCTTTATTAGAGCAAGATGCAGATGGTTTTGAGTACTACCTCTCGCAATACTTGATGAATGCTTTTAGTTATAATGATTTCAATATGAAAAGCTTTCCCGAAAGGGTCTACCATGCGTTTGTATTGGGATTAATGGCACATCTTTCAAATCAGTTTATTGTAAAATCTAATCCAGAAACAGGACTTGGTCGTGCAGGTTTATTGATTTATCCTAAAGGTAACAATGATATGCGTGGTTGGGTTTTAGAGTTTAAAGCAAAAAAGCCTTTCCATAAAAATAGTTTAGAGGAGATAGCCCAAGAGGCAATAAATCAAATTCATACTTCCCAATATATTACTACTCTAAAAGAATTAGGAAAGACAAAAATTATGCTTGTGGGGGTTGCTTTTGATGGTAAAGAAGTGAGTTGTGCAATTGAAAGGAATGTTTTTTAGTGAAAATATTCCTACAATACCATTTCCAAAATAGTAAATTATTAAACATCTACTACATCACCCTATTGAAAAACAAAACACTGAGCACCAACAAACGTCCTTGAAGACAAAAACGTCAAAAATTTATGAAGTGAAATCGATTAGAGTAATTCACTGTTTGAGGCTTTAGCCGAGTTTGAATTGCTCCGATTACACGAAATAAATTTAGTTTTTAGCTTCACAGACTAGCTTTTTTTGCTTCGTTTTTTCAGCAATGGAAAAAATGAAGAAGTACCCTGTATTGTAAAGGGAGCACCCCATTAACATCAAAGACCAAGATTTACAGGATGGATTAAAGGATGGAGAAAATTTACATAAAAAATAATTGATATTTTACATACATAGAGACGCAAAGCATTTCGTCTCTTCAGCATCGGTTTCCAAAATAGTAAATGATTAAACACCTACTACATCATTCCAATTGAAACGCAAAGCAATGCACATCTCATAACGTCCTTAAAGAAAAAAGCGTAAAAATTTATGAAGTGAAATCGATTAGAATAATTCACTGTTTGAGGCTTTAGCCGAGTTTGAATTGCTCCGATGGAACGAAATAAATTTAGCTTCCCAGCTTCGTTTGTGCAGCAATGGAAAAAATGAAGAAAGAAAATACTTAACCAACATTTCTTTCTACTTTAAACTTTGCCGACTCTTTTGCCTTTTTACGCTGCACCTTTTTAGTAATTTCTTCCTTATTATTCTTGTAATAATAAACCCTCCATTTTAACAATAGAGGTATCATGTATAAGGCAGTAAGAATACATGCTAAAAGTAAAAGATCTTGAATATAGAAATTAGCGAAATAACATACTATTAAGAATAGAGTAGAGATTGAGGCAATAATTGTTGATGTTGCAGCATGGCTAAACCCTGTTCTTATAAAAATATGATGTATATGTTTTCTATCAGGGGAAAATGGAGACCTACCGTTTAATATACGAATGGTAAATACTCTTAATGTATCTATAATAGGGTAGATGAATAAAGCTACAGCCATACTTACGGCATCTGGTAATTTATAGGTGTGTTCTACAGGAAGAGCATAATCTGTATTGATAAATAGTACGAGACTACAGGAAAGGAAGAAACCTAATATCATAGACCCTGTATCTCCCATAAATATTGTAGCTCTGCCCCAATTGTAATACAAGAAGCCAAGTACACCACCAAGCATTGCTACCATCATAATAGCATAAGAGTGGTTACCAACAAGAAAGAACCATGCACCTAAAGAAGCGGTAATAATTAATGCTATTGCTCCGGCTAGCCCGTTTATTCCATCAATAAGGTTAAAGGCATTTGTTAATGCGATGATTACAAATACAGTTGTTGCAAAGCTAAACCATTCTGGAAAGTTTAAATTTTCGTACAAAGAATAGAAAGATTTTATTTGTACGTCTCCAAAGCCTACTACTACTGTTGCAGCAATTAACTGTATAATTAGTTTATTTCTCGGACTCATTGCGAGCATATCATCTCTAACGCCCATAAAGAAGATGAGGATGATACCAAAGAAAAGAAAACGTAATTCTATTGCGGAACTCATGGGTATCCAAATGCAGCAGCTTAAAAGGAAAGCAATAAAAATTCCTACTCCTCCCATTGATGGGATAAGCTCCGTATGTACTTTTCTACCTCCAGGTAAATCGAAGACATTATTTTTAGTAATGACTTTTATTACTTCTGGTGTTGAAATTAAGGCAATAGTAAGTGAGGTTAGTAAGGTAACTATAAGTCTAAGCATGTTATTTTATTTATTATTCTTTTATGCAACTAGTATACCATTAATAAATAGTAGAACTTCTAAATTGTAATGTATAATGTACTGATTTAAGAATAATATTCATTTTTGTAATGTTAAGTGCGCTCTATTTAAGAATCTTGTGGCAAATATAAGTAACTGAATTATAAGAATCTATTAAGAGTTGTTTTTACAATTATACTAATAGCTTTGGAATAATAAAAAAGCCATCAATTTAATAAAATATTGATGGCTTAATTTTTATGTTAAAAAAGGATTACCTTTCCGCAAATTCATTCTTTGCAACAAAGTCTTTATAGGTTAATTCAATACCCTCTTTAAGTTCCACTTTATGTTTAAAACCAAGGTTGTTTAATTTTGATACATCCATTAATTTTCTTGGAGTACCATCAGGCTTAGAGGTATCCCATACTAGATCACCTTCAAAACCTACA includes:
- the gmd gene encoding GDP-mannose 4,6-dehydratase, with amino-acid sequence MKKALITGITGQDGAYLTELLLEKGYEVHGIKRRSSLLNTDRIDHLYQDPHEEDVKLKLHYGDLTDSMNLTKIIQEVQPDEIYNLGAMSHVRVSFDTPEYVGNVDGLGTLRILEAVRLLGLTEKTRIYQASTSELYGLVQEVPQKETTPFYPRSPYAVAKLYGYWITVNYREAYNMYACNGILFNHESPIRGETFVTRKITRAVAKIALGLQDCLFLGNLNSKRDWGHAKDYVKAMWLILQQEKAEDFCIATGITTSIRDFVKMAFAEVGIELTFSGEGVDEIATVKKCTNPGFQVKEGTVVLKVDPQYFRPTEVDLLIGDPTKAKKQLGWELEYDLPALVKDMMTSDVKLFKKEKYLRDGGHDILNQYE
- a CDS encoding glycosyltransferase family 4 protein, with amino-acid sequence MLRLIVTLLTSLTIALISTPEVIKVITKNNVFDLPGGRKVHTELIPSMGGVGIFIAFLLSCCIWIPMSSAIELRFLFFGIILIFFMGVRDDMLAMSPRNKLIIQLIAATVVVGFGDVQIKSFYSLYENLNFPEWFSFATTVFVIIALTNAFNLIDGINGLAGAIALIITASLGAWFFLVGNHSYAIMMVAMLGGVLGFLYYNWGRATIFMGDTGSMILGFFLSCSLVLFINTDYALPVEHTYKLPDAVSMAVALFIYPIIDTLRVFTIRILNGRSPFSPDRKHIHHIFIRTGFSHAATSTIIASISTLFLIVCYFANFYIQDLLLLACILTALYMIPLLLKWRVYYYKNNKEEITKKVQRKKAKESAKFKVERNVG
- a CDS encoding AAA family ATPase; the encoded protein is MRKFPIGLSDFKEVIQGDYYYVDKSLFIEEIIDSSSKSMLIPRPRRFGKTINMSMLKAFFDSNETNEELFEGLKIKKSETWQHQGRCPVIFLTFKDIKEDSFLEAIKKIADLIKEYIKTCDLTYIKSRIDVDDQNYIDQFFTGEISKGEISFFLKHFSTILEKVYNQKVVILIDEYDSCIIKAWTEGYHKEMVDFMRNFLSGGYKDNTSLYKGIITGILRVAKESIFSGLNNLDIFTVLEFSVADKFGLTESEVQQLLEDANIQTSFADVKKWYNGYTIGLQTGMYNPWSILNFADKPAQGLKPYWVNTSANELIEELLTNASADLEKKLTRFIDGQVMTCEIEETTIFKDLDVGHEKTVLGLLLFNGYLTAVSRNQQDNGFFEYGLKIPNKEVNMVYKQMLERLLNKANNVNSSEILSSLLEQDADGFEYYLSQYLMNAFSYNDFNMKSFPERVYHAFVLGLMAHLSNQFIVKSNPETGLGRAGLLIYPKGNNDMRGWVLEFKAKKPFHKNSLEEIAQEAINQIHTSQYITTLKELGKTKIMLVGVAFDGKEVSCAIERNVF